In Arachis hypogaea cultivar Tifrunner chromosome 2, arahy.Tifrunner.gnm2.J5K5, whole genome shotgun sequence, a genomic segment contains:
- the LOC112759486 gene encoding carotene epsilon-monooxygenase, chloroplastic-like isoform X1 has protein sequence MPCSSSSLLSLSSFSLFPPHTKLNPPKPSLPQRFSVKSSIDKNTTNTKTSSWVSPDWLTSLSRSLTNGKDDDSGIPIASAKLDDVSDLLGGALFLPLFKWMKENGPIYRLAAGPRNFVVVSDPAIAKHVLKNYGKYAKGLVAEVSEFLFGSGFAIAEGPLWTARRRAVVPSLHKRYLSIIVDRVFCRCAERLVEKLQPDALNGTAVNMEDKFSQLTLDVIGLSVFNYNFDSLNSDSPVIEAVYTALKEAEARSTDLLPYWKINFLCKIIPRQIKAEKAVSIIRTTVEDLIKKCKEIVEAEGERIDDEEYVNDTDPSILRFLLASREEVSSVQLRDDLLSLLVAGHETTGSVLTWTLYLLSKDSSALAKAQEEVDRVLQGRRPAYEDIKDLKFLTRCIIESLRLYPHPPLIFILKVLIRRAQVPDELPGSYKVNAGQDIMISVYNIHHSSEVWDRAEEFLPERFDMDGPVPNETNTDFRFIPFSGGPRKCVGDQFALLEAIVALTIFLQNMNFELVPDQNISMTTGATIHTTNGLYMKLSKR, from the exons AtgccttgttcttcttcttccttactttctctctcatctttctctctcttccctccTCACACAAAACTCAACCCACCAAAACCATCACTCCCTCAGCGCTTCTCAGTCAAATCCTCCATTGACAAGAACACCACCAACACCAAAACAAGTTCATGGGTGAGTCCAGATTGGCTCACATCACTCTCAAGGTCCCTCAcgaatggaaaagatgatgattCTGGAATCCCCATAGCAAGTGCAAAGCTTGATGATGTTTCTGACCTTCTTGGTGGTGCATTATTCTTGCCTCTCTTCAAGTGGATGAAAGAGAATGGACCCATTTACCGTTTGGCTGCTGGGCCTAGGAACTTTGTTGTTGTTAGTGACCCTGCCATTGCCAAGCATGTGCTCAAGAACTATGGCAAATATGCTAAGGGTCTTGTTGCTGAGGTTTCTGAGTTTCTCTTTGGTTCTGGTTTTGCCATAGCTGAAGGCCCTCTCTGGACA GCCAGGCGCAGGGCTGTGGTTCCTTCTCTTCACAAGCGATACTTGTCGATTATAGTCGATAGGGTATTTTGTAGATGTGCTGAGAGATTAGTGGAGAAGCTACAACCTGATGCACTCAATGGAACTGCAGTTAACATGGAGGACAAGTTTTCGCAGTTGACTCTTGATGTTATCGGTTTATCTGTATTCAACTACAATTTCGATTCGCTGAATTCCGATAGTCCTGTTATCGAAGCTGTTTACACTGCATTGAAAGAGGCAGAGGCTCGGTCCACTGATCTTTTGCCATATTGGAAG ATTAACTTTCTTTGCAAGATTATCCCCAGACAAATAAAGGCTGAAAAGGCCGTTAGTATTATCAGGACGACAGTCGAAGATCTTATTAAAAAGTGTAAAGAAATCGTAGAAGCTGAGGGAGAAAGAATTGATGATGAAGAATATGTGAATGACACCGATCCTAGTATTCTCCGGTTCTTGCTTGCCAGCAGAGAAGAG GTTTCGAGTGTGCAATTACGGGATGATCTTTTGTCACTATTAGTTGCTGGCCATGAGACCACTGGTTCAGTGTTAACCTGGACCCTTTATCTTCTAAGTAAG GATTCTTCTGCATTGGCAAAAGCACAAGAAGAGGTAGACAGAGTTTTACAGGGAAGACGTCCCGCCTATGAAGATATTAAAGATCTTAAGTTCTTGACACGCTGCATCATCGAGTCACTCCGTCTCTATCCACATCCTCCA CTAATTTTCATCCTGAAGGTGTTGATAAGAAGAGCTCAAGTTCCTGATGAACTTCCTGGTTCTTACAAAGTCAATGCTGGTCAAGATATTATGATTTCTGTATACAATATACATCATTCTTCTGAG GTTTGGGACAGGGCTGAAGAGTTTTTGCCAGAACGATTCGACATGGATGGGCCGGTGCCGAATGAGACGAACACGGATTTCAG ATTCATTCCATTCAGCGGAGGCCCTCGCAAATGCGTCGGCGACCAGTTCGCATTATTGGAAGCCATAGTTGCCCTTACAATCTTTCTACAGAACATGAACTTTGAGCTGGTTCCTGATCAGAATATCAGTATGACCACAGGAGCAACAATACATACAACAAAT GGTTTGTACATGAAACTGAGCAAACGGTAG
- the LOC112759486 gene encoding carotene epsilon-monooxygenase, chloroplastic-like isoform X2, which produces MPCSSSSLLSLSSFSLFPPHTKLNPPKPSLPQRFSVKSSIDKNTTNTKTSSWVSPDWLTSLSRSLTNGKDDDSGIPIASAKLDDVSDLLGGALFLPLFKWMKENGPIYRLAAGPRNFVVVSDPAIAKHVLKNYGKYAKGLVAEVSEFLFGSGFAIAEGPLWTARRRAVVPSLHKRYLSIIVDRVFCRCAERLVEKLQPDALNGTAVNMEDKFSQLTLDVIGLSVFNYNFDSLNSDSPVIEAVYTALKEAEARSTDLLPYWKINFLCKIIPRQIKAEKAVSIIRTTVEDLIKKCKEIVEAEGERIDDEEYVNDTDPSILRFLLASREEVSSVQLRDDLLSLLVAGHETTGSVLTWTLYLLSKDSSALAKAQEEVDRVLQGRRPAYEDIKDLKFLTRCIIESLRLYPHPPVLIRRAQVPDELPGSYKVNAGQDIMISVYNIHHSSEVWDRAEEFLPERFDMDGPVPNETNTDFRFIPFSGGPRKCVGDQFALLEAIVALTIFLQNMNFELVPDQNISMTTGATIHTTNGLYMKLSKR; this is translated from the exons AtgccttgttcttcttcttccttactttctctctcatctttctctctcttccctccTCACACAAAACTCAACCCACCAAAACCATCACTCCCTCAGCGCTTCTCAGTCAAATCCTCCATTGACAAGAACACCACCAACACCAAAACAAGTTCATGGGTGAGTCCAGATTGGCTCACATCACTCTCAAGGTCCCTCAcgaatggaaaagatgatgattCTGGAATCCCCATAGCAAGTGCAAAGCTTGATGATGTTTCTGACCTTCTTGGTGGTGCATTATTCTTGCCTCTCTTCAAGTGGATGAAAGAGAATGGACCCATTTACCGTTTGGCTGCTGGGCCTAGGAACTTTGTTGTTGTTAGTGACCCTGCCATTGCCAAGCATGTGCTCAAGAACTATGGCAAATATGCTAAGGGTCTTGTTGCTGAGGTTTCTGAGTTTCTCTTTGGTTCTGGTTTTGCCATAGCTGAAGGCCCTCTCTGGACA GCCAGGCGCAGGGCTGTGGTTCCTTCTCTTCACAAGCGATACTTGTCGATTATAGTCGATAGGGTATTTTGTAGATGTGCTGAGAGATTAGTGGAGAAGCTACAACCTGATGCACTCAATGGAACTGCAGTTAACATGGAGGACAAGTTTTCGCAGTTGACTCTTGATGTTATCGGTTTATCTGTATTCAACTACAATTTCGATTCGCTGAATTCCGATAGTCCTGTTATCGAAGCTGTTTACACTGCATTGAAAGAGGCAGAGGCTCGGTCCACTGATCTTTTGCCATATTGGAAG ATTAACTTTCTTTGCAAGATTATCCCCAGACAAATAAAGGCTGAAAAGGCCGTTAGTATTATCAGGACGACAGTCGAAGATCTTATTAAAAAGTGTAAAGAAATCGTAGAAGCTGAGGGAGAAAGAATTGATGATGAAGAATATGTGAATGACACCGATCCTAGTATTCTCCGGTTCTTGCTTGCCAGCAGAGAAGAG GTTTCGAGTGTGCAATTACGGGATGATCTTTTGTCACTATTAGTTGCTGGCCATGAGACCACTGGTTCAGTGTTAACCTGGACCCTTTATCTTCTAAGTAAG GATTCTTCTGCATTGGCAAAAGCACAAGAAGAGGTAGACAGAGTTTTACAGGGAAGACGTCCCGCCTATGAAGATATTAAAGATCTTAAGTTCTTGACACGCTGCATCATCGAGTCACTCCGTCTCTATCCACATCCTCCA GTGTTGATAAGAAGAGCTCAAGTTCCTGATGAACTTCCTGGTTCTTACAAAGTCAATGCTGGTCAAGATATTATGATTTCTGTATACAATATACATCATTCTTCTGAG GTTTGGGACAGGGCTGAAGAGTTTTTGCCAGAACGATTCGACATGGATGGGCCGGTGCCGAATGAGACGAACACGGATTTCAG ATTCATTCCATTCAGCGGAGGCCCTCGCAAATGCGTCGGCGACCAGTTCGCATTATTGGAAGCCATAGTTGCCCTTACAATCTTTCTACAGAACATGAACTTTGAGCTGGTTCCTGATCAGAATATCAGTATGACCACAGGAGCAACAATACATACAACAAAT GGTTTGTACATGAAACTGAGCAAACGGTAG
- the LOC112759512 gene encoding short-chain dehydrogenase reductase 3b-like — MSFVVIFPIKYIESGMNFRLDGKVAIVTGGASGIGAETARVFVENGAFVVIADVNDELGHQVASFIGVDKVSYRHCDVRDEKQVEKTVTFAVNKYGSLDIMFSNAGVAGALSSILDLDLKDFDNTLAVHLHGAAACIKHAARVMVETKTRGSIICTASVAAMVSSNAASHGYTTAKHGLVGLVRSACGELGAHGIRVNSISPYVVATPLACRELGMEASELESAGAVGANLKGIVLKPIHVAQTALFLASHQSAYISGHNLVVDGGFLARR; from the coding sequence ATGAGTTTTGTTGTTATATTTCCCATAAAATATATAGAGTCTGGTATGAATTTCAGGTTGGACGGCAAGGTTGCAATTGTGACCGGAGGAGCAAGTGGAATAGGAGCAGAAACAGCGAGGGTATTTGTGGAAAACGGTGCATTTGTAGTTATAGCAGATGTTAACGATGAACTGGGACATCAAGTAGCAAGTTTCATTGGCGTAGACAAGGTTAGTTACCGTCACTGCGACGTTAGAGACGAGAAACAAGTTGAAAAAACCGTTACTTTTGCCGTTAACAAATACGGAAGCTTGGACATCATGTTTAGCAACGCTGGAGTTGCTGGCGCTCTTTCCAGCATTCTTGATTTGGATTTGAAGGACTTTGACAACACACTAGCCGTGCATCTTCATGGAGCGGCCGCATGCATTAAACACGCGGCACGTGTCATGGTCGAAACAAAGACACGTGGCTCCATAATTTGCACGGCTAGCGTGGCTGCTATGGTTAGTAGCAATGCGGCTAGTCATGGATATACCACAGCCAAACATGGTCTTGTGGGTCTTGTGCGTTCGGCATGTGGTGAGCTTGGAGCTCATGGAATTAGGGTTAATTCGATTTCGCCTTATGTTGTGGCCACGCCTTTGGCGTGTAGAGAGCTTGGTATGGAGGCAAGTGAACTTGAAAGTGCTGGTGCTGTTGGTGCCAATTTGAAGGGGATTGTGTTGAAGCCAATTCATGTTGCTCAAACAGCTTTGTTTCTTGCTTCTCATCAATCTGCTTATATTAGTGGCCATAACTTAGTTGTTGATGGCGGTTTCTTAGCCCGCCGGTAA
- the LOC112759528 gene encoding uncharacterized protein, with the protein MFRLSKNKASSKSAADTRFEFRFSHFKALQVPKGWEKLFVSVVSVESGKAIAKSSKVLVRNGSCQWSDSFSEFVLFPGDNSSKEIDECLLKLIVAMGSSRSSILGEATVNLASYVSSNAESPLSLKLSKCNHGTVLHVTVQCLTPRTKTRDRESSETDSHSKAMNENKHDVAIKSNGSDCSYVHSVGSSSLEDLESTLSPGEVETRATSFSESVSNCSYTSAEGSTGRGNISPKSNDGQIQAGRHDSNSSRKSASNNDYHANNSSPSNHSAFSSLSVQECSTPSSKMTNLSNNRPEGAEDTSEELRAQAKMWEMNARKLMGDLDMLRREFSDQSKKLAGLEMDLSTANVDRDSLKKEVEDLKLLLEDPILRHTALEGSISQGDIPDIEKALKDELKFQRESNADLSLQLKRSQEANAELVSLLQELEETLQQRKVETDNLLSLPSRFSEMERSFQLNIEENKSLTNQLEQLEKSKKNLLIKVQELEQSLEDKMHDTAHQKSPNDKTLSDVEMEYESKLSAKEEEILCLKAKLSESLPESNYSETVSRHIEEADLMREIELLKEKVQELEMDCNELTEENLELLFKLKEAKKNPKDGGLKDRSFASFESENNLFRIFPSENMLQGKHTKNISVDDNVPTKEVEALKLDPEVRISDLNMEVINKTSEIANLEATLSSKEKEIGVLQKHLTELEGKINDLERENFQLQEQMEIFTKESDTDSKFLYHLQNDSATLNKNIESHVSASETLTRKSLELEEGKHKLELHISEIEQENEQLLRQISVLEAHLGDLTNEKESYLSELESSKSQAARLREEMLKMKSEMDYSKEDSKQREQYCSLLGVRLQESERRFADICGKVVILEKKFSSIQEDIASKEKHLALELDGFIDENRKHMEQGQSLLNQMQTEKMVKIQSLEKEIENLSMKLAATYDEKELIASKALLEVSTLRTDKAKLESAFEEVQSKLSLSKTEVNGMHTEYEQKLKDLTTELVDLKMEKQMLMNEHEKLLKVVEDSKSRELKLKSTINALELKLTVTQYERQKFMDESGNLKLQLQQTSQFENEIVALRNELNSANSEKKRLETSLSLASEVCKDLEAEKASFEIKISTLEKVVSELEDCKRTRSSLEERLMQLESDLKVREEMRCVQESELSQVKRINRQHQQTLQLLEQEKVELQKKVQAIEEELKLLKEQKRNQASKLNRKVLPVHEDMKTSKNSAVKNTTPYRSTRKKPSTLKNERENMKDQLDLRYSSKNQSEVEVETEHGILDESIDAVEIDPVSTIQSLDSSLAEATETNNIHEDQLTRSQGHANGSIKSMGEGELVTKEKFERTKSMLEAELSDIQERYFHMSLKYAEVEAEREELVMKLKEVRNKKGWFS; encoded by the exons ATGTTTCGCTTGAGTAAGAACAAGGCTTCTTCGAAATCTGCAGCTGATACAAGATTCGAGTTCAGATTCTCTCATTTTAAGGCTCTTCag GTACCCAAGGGATGGGAGAAGCTCTTTGTTTCTGTTGTTTCGGTAGAAAGTGGTAAAGCTATTGCAAAGTCAAGCAAAGTGCTGGTGCGAAATGGGAGTTGTCAGTGGTCAGATTCTTTTTCAGAATTTGTATTGTTTCCGGGAGATAATTCTTCCAAGGAGATTGATGAATGTCTCCTCAAGCTTATTGTTGCCATG GGATCATCAAGGTCTAGTATCCTTGGAGAGGCCACTGTTAATCTGGCAAGTTATGTGAGTTCAAATGCTGAATCTCCACTTTCACTCAAGCTGAGTAAGTGCAACCATGGGACAGTTTTACAT GTAACTGTGCAGTGCCTTACACCAAGAACAAAAACCAG GGATAGAGAGTCTAGTGAGACAGATTCCCATTCGAAGGCCATGAATGAAAATAAGCATGATGTGGCTATTAAGTCAAATGGCTCTGATTGTTCATATGTACATAGTGTTGGATCTTCCTCTCTTGAAGATTTGGAATCTACCTTATCCCCAGGAGAAGTTGAGACTAGG GCAACAAGTTTCTCTGAATCTGTATCAAATTGCAGCTATACCTCAGCTGAGGGATCCACAGGAAGGGGGAACATATCCCCAAAAAGCAATGATGGACAGATCCAGGCTGGGAGACATGACTCAAACAGTTCCCGGAAAAGTGCCTCTAATAATGATTATCATGCTAATAACTCATCTCCATCAAATCATTCAGCATTTAGTTCCCTAAGTGTGCAAGAGTGCAGCACACCATCTTCTAAGATGACTAATTTGTCTAATAATCGTCCAGAAGGTGCAGAAGACACAAGTGAAGAGCTACGAGCTCAAGCAAAGATGTGGGAGATGAATGCCAGGAAGCTAATGGGTGATTTGGATATGTTGAGGAGAGAATTCTCAGATCAGTCCAAAAAACTGGCAGGTCTGGAAATGGACCTTTCGACAGCAAATGTAGATCGTGACAGTTTGAAAAAAGAAGTTGAAGATTTGAAATTGTTGTTGGAGGATCCAATACTGAGACACACAGCATTGGAAGGTTCAATATCTCAAGGTGACATTCCAGACATTGAAAAGGCACTAAAAGATGAATTGAAGTTTCAGAGAGAATCCAATGCCGATTTGTCTTTGCAACTTAAGAGGAGTCAAGAAGCAAATGCTGAGCTTGTTTCTCTTCTCCAGGAGCTGGAAGAGACCCTACAACAGCGGAAAGTTGAGACTGACAACCTTTTATCATTGCCCTCAAGATTCAGTGAAATGGAGAGATCTTTCCAattaaatatagaagaaaataagagCTTAACAAACCAGCTAGAACAGTTggagaaatcaaagaaaaatctgCTGATTAAAGTGCAAGAGCTGGAACAGTCATTGGAGGACAAAATGCATGACACTGCGCATCAGAAGAGTCCAAATGACAAAACCCTTTCAGATGTTGAAATGGAATATGAAAGCAAATTATCTGCTAAAGAGGAAGAAATTCTATGTTTGAAAGCAAAGCTGTCTGAATCTCTTCCAGAAAGCAATTATTCAGAGACTGTGTCCAGACATATCGAGGAAGCAGATCTTATGCGAGAAATCGAATTACTGAAAGAGAAAGTTCAAGAACTTGAGATGGACTGCAATGAACTGACAGAAGAGAATCTGGAGCTTTTATTCAAGCTTAAAGAAGCAAAGAAAAATCCTAAAGACGGAGGTCTCAAAGATCGATCTTTTGCTAGCTTTGAGTCTGAAAACAACTTATTTCGAATCTTCCCTTCAGAAAACATGCTCCAGGGGAAACACACCAAGAATATTAGTGTTGATGATAATGTTCCGACTAAAGAGGTTGAGGCTTTGAAACTTGATCCAGAAGTCAGAATATCGGATCTGAATATGGAAGTGATCAATAAAACATCCGAAATAGCAAATCTTGAGGCTACCTTATCttctaaagaaaaagaaattgggGTTCTGCAGAAGCACCTGACTGAGTTAGAAGGCAAGATCAATGATCTTGAGCGAGAAAATTTTCAACTTCAGGAACAAATGGAGATCTTTACAAAAGAAAGTGATACGGACTCTAAATTCTTATATCATTTACAAAATGATTCTGCAACTCTCAACAAGAATATAGAGTCCCATGTTTCTGCCAGTGAAACACTTACAAGAAAGTCGTTGGAGTTGGAAGAAGGAAAACATAAACTGGAGCTCCACATATCAGAGATAGAACAAGAAAATGAACAGTTGTTAAGGCAAATATCTGTATTGGAAGCTCATCTTGGAGATTTGACTAATGAAAAGGAGTCTTACTTATCAGAACTAGAGAGCTCTAAGTCTCAAGCTGCGAGGCTTCGGGAGGAGATGTTAAAGATGAAGTCTGAGATGGATTATTCAAAGGAAGATTCTAAACAAAGGGAACAGTATTGTTCCCTCTTGGGAGTAAGGTTGCAGGAATCAGAACGAAGATTTGCTGATATCTGTGGAAAAGTGGTAATCTTAGAAAAGAAATTTTCTTCAATCCAGGAAGATATTGCATCAAAAGAGAAGCATCTTGCGTTGGAGTTAGATGGCTTTATTGATGAAAATAGAAAACATATGGAGCAGGGTCAAAGCTTGTTGAATCAGATGCAAACGGAGAAGATGGTAAAAATCCAGAGCCTTGAAAAGGAAATTGAGAACCTCAGCATGAAACTTGCAGCAACCTatgatgaaaaagaattgatagCTTCCAAAGCTTTGCTTGAAGTATCCACTTTACGTACTGATAAAGCTAAACTGGAATCTGCTTTTGAAGAAGTTCAATCTAAACTGAGTTTGTCCAAGACCGAAGTTAATGGGATGCATACTGAATATGAACAAAAGCTGAAAGACCTAACAACTGAACTTGTTGATCTGAAAATGGAAAAGCAAATGCTGATGAATGAACATGAAAAACTGTTGAAGGTGGTGGAGGATTCCAAATCAAGAGAGCTAAAACTCAAAAGCACTATAAATGCCCTTGAGTTAAAACTTACAGTCACTCAATATGAAAGGCAAAAATTCATGGATGAGTCTGGAAATCTAAAGTTACAGTTGCAGCAGACAAGTCAATTTGAGAATGAAATTGTGGCTCTCAGGAATGAGCTCAACTCTGCCAATTCTGAGAAAAAGAGATTGGAAACCTCACTGAGCCTAGCTTCTGAAGTATGCAAAGATTTGGAGGCAGAAAAGGCGTCATTTGAAATAAAGATCTCTACCTTGGAGAAGGTTGTCTCTGAATTGGAGGACTGCAAGAGAACTAGATCATCACTTGAAGAAAGGCTTATGCAGTTGGAGAGTGACTTGAAGGTTAGAGAAGAAATGAGATGTGTTCAGGAATCTGAGCTCAGCCAAGTCAAAAGAATAAACAGGCAGCATCAACAAACCTTACAGTTGCTAGAGCAGGAAAAAGTTGAGCTCCAGAAAAAAGTCCAAGCTATTGAAGAAGAATtgaaactgcttaaggaacaaaaGAGAAACCAAGCTTCTAAGTTAAACAGGAAAGTTTTGCCTGTTCATGAAGACATGAAGACCTCAAAA AATTCTGCGGTGAAGAATACCACTCCATACCGCAGTACCAGGAAAAAACCATCTACTTTGAAAAATGAGAGAGAAAACATGAAAGATCAACTGGACCTTCGATATAGTAGCAAAAATCAGAGTGAG GTGGAAGTGGAAACTGAACATGGAATTCTTGATGAAAGTATTGATGCTGTAGAAATAGATCCAGTATCAACGATTCAGTCACTTGATAGTTCTCTGGCAGAAGCTACAGAAACGAACAACATACATGAAGATCAACTTACCAG ATCCCAAGGCCACGCAAATGGTTCAATAAAATCAATGGGGGAAGGAGAACTCGtgacaaaagaaaaatttgaacgtACAAAATCAATGCTAGAGGCAGAGTTAAGTGATATTCAGGAGCGGTACTTCCACATGAGCCTTAAATATGCTGAGGTAGAAGCTGAGCGTGAAGAACTTGTGATGAAGCTCAAAGAGGTTAGAAACAAAAAAGGCTGGTTCTCATAA
- the LOC112759554 gene encoding uncharacterized protein — MDPDISRWLAEFQLRSSAPDSVVADFLKSLNLSKPDNKLKKTLLLRILQSEITNASITEEALEVLEEIEAIDGNDAVPLLDFMRTAYCAIAVECTVKYLSATSDGVPSKEYLAAMARIWFGRVLKLEHSRSKLFSYELAQWMENIEAAVVDTEIYQRLAKLNTRYDAFSAVRVYLQKVWETMGPCFLDTLAEMTFKGMKKESASSVLLMEGVGLNGGHEGKEQLEERAEGSVDGTQEPAKGEKASQKGDPQLKRKLPAFLRCHRGVNKSIAEELGTEHSGSKNGTEFSAEVKVAEESLPEALNVSDAVGLKLAQKGTNQEGPMENMSVDVDVPNLNTSRAIVLFQPNNADHEKKSSVHHSRVQVQCPNLMEENNTAHESSNLMEQNSTAQEIPNLMEQNSTAHEIPNLMEQNGSAHEIPNLMEQNSTAHESPNSMEKNSTTRRYKRDNSKDNPTGVQLRRKQRRWSPMEEDALRIGVEKFGSGNWKAILSFYSNIFQDRKAIDLKDKWRNLMR, encoded by the exons ATGGACCCCGACATTTCGCGGTGGCTTGCGGAATTCCAACTCCGGAGTTCCGCCCCCGACTCCGTCGTCGCCGACTTCCTTAAGTCCCTTAATCTCTCCAAACCCGATAACAAACTTAAGAAAACCCTCCTCCTCCGCATCCTCCAATCCGAAATCACCAATGCCTCAATCACCGAAGAGGCTCTTGAGGTACTCGAGGAAATTGAAGCCATTGACGGAAACGACGCCGTTCCGCTCCTCGATTTCATGCGCACAGCCTACTGCGCCATCGCCGTCGAATGCACAGTCAAGTACCTCTCCGCCACCTCCGACGGCGTTCCCAGCAAGGAGTACTTAGCCGCCATGGCGCGTATCTGGTTTGGGCGCGTGCTGAAATTGGAACATAGCCGGAGCAAGCTGTTCTCTTACGAGCTTGCACAGTGGATGGAGAACATCGAGGCTGCAGTTGTTGACACCGAGATTTATCAGAGGTTGGCGAAGTTGAATACGCGGTACGATGCGTTTTCCGCGGTTAGGGTTTATCTGCAGAAAGTTTGGGAAACGATGGGACCTTGTTTTCTTGACACGTTAGCGGAAATGACATTTAAGGGCATGAAGAAAGAATCGGCAAGTAGTGTTTTGTTGATGGAGGGTGTGGGGTTGAATGGTGGACATGAGGGGAAGGAACAGTTGGAGGAGAGAGCTGAAGGTTCTGTTGATGGAACCCAGGAGCCTGCAAAGGGGGAAAAGG CAAGCCAGAAAGGTGATCCTCAACTTAAACGCAAGCTCCCTGCATTTCTTAGATGCCATAGAGGAGTTAATAAATCTATTGCTGAGGAATTGGGAACAGAACATTCAGGGAGCAAAAATGGTACCGAGTTTAGTGCTGAAGTTAAAGTAGCTGAGGAATCTCTTCCTGAGGCATTGAATGTATCTGATGCTGTTGGATTGAAACTTGCACAGAAAGGTACAAATCAAGAAGGACCCATGGAAAACATGAGTGTGGATGTAGATGTGCCCAACTTAAATACTTCCAGGGCTATTGTTCTTTTTCAACCTAACAATGCCGATCATGAGAAGAAGTCTTCTGTTCATCATAGTAGAGTTCAAGTTCAGTGTCCCAATTTAATGGAGGAGAACAATACTGCTCATGAAAGCTCCAATTTGATGGAGCAAAACAGCACTGCTCAAGAAATCCCCAATTTGATGGAGCAGAACAGCACTGCTCATGAAATCCCCAATTTGATGGAGCAGAACGGCAGTGCTCATGAAATCCCCAATTTGATGGAGCAGAACAGCACTGCTCATGAAAGCCCCAATTCGATGGAGAAGAACAGTACTACTCGTAGGTATAAG AGGGATAATTCAAAAGATAATCCTACTGGAGTGCAACTaagaaggaagcaaagaagatgGTCTCCAATGGAAGAGGACGCACTAAGAATTGGTGTGGAAAA GTTTGGCTCAGGAAACTGGAAAGCAATTCTGAGTTTTTACAGTAACATATTTCAAGATAGAAAAGCA ATTGATTTGAAGGACAAGTGGAGAAATCTGATGCGGTAA